One stretch of Harmonia axyridis chromosome 1, icHarAxyr1.1, whole genome shotgun sequence DNA includes these proteins:
- the LOC123671759 gene encoding NADH dehydrogenase [ubiquinone] 1 alpha subcomplex subunit 8, with product MSITEEVYLPTEDELTVQEVNLSGPVLKAAAFHYGLACLKENNEFMLCRNELKDPRACINEGKAVTNCALNFFRQVKKSCAEEFEQYYTCIDKSSIDQTYTPCRKTQAVFDKCMKDNLNLERAPFDYFARVQVHETNRPRPTAEQIPHYPDTPAALPPDAPKPPAKYGSRYLGFW from the exons ATGAGTATTACAGAGGAGGTTTATTTACCTACAGAGGATGAACTCACTGTTCAAGAAGTAAATCTATCAGGGCCTGTTCTAAAAGCAGCTGCTTTTCATTATGGATTAGCCtgtttgaaagaaaataat GAATTCATGTTATGCAGAAATGAACTTAAGGATCCAAGAGCTTGTATTAATGAGGGAAAAGCAGTTACAAATTgtgcattaaatttttttcgacaagTAAAGAAGTCTTGTGCTGAAGAGTTTGAGCAATATTATACTTGCATTGATAAATCATCTATTGATCAGACGTATACACC ATGCCGTAAGACTCAAGCTGTATTTGATAAATGCATGAAAGACAATCTAAACCTTGAGAGAGCACCTTTTGATTATTTTGCAAGGGTGCAAGTTCATGAGACTAATAGGCCTAGACCAACAGCAGAACAAATTCCTCACTATCCTGATACACCTGCTGCTCTACCTCCAGATGCGCCAAAACCTCCAGCTAAATATGGATCCCGTTATCTTGGTTTTTGGTGA